The Cuculus canorus isolate bCucCan1 chromosome 14, bCucCan1.pri, whole genome shotgun sequence genomic sequence CAGTGCATACTAGCATGGAGCTGTGCCTGCTAGATCTTCTTTGCTAGGACAGTGAAAGCACACATACTTTCTCTCTTCAACTGGAATCTACTGTAGGCTTTTGAAGCTAAGAGTTTAAATTTTTAATCTAAACAATCTcttattttccctctgaaatTCCATTGCAtgcttcaaaatgaaataaatggaattaaTGAGTTAGTGTTACACAAAGACTGATTTATTGTAGTAAGTTCAGAACAAAATGATACAAAGGAAACCGTATCAGCTAACATAATCACTCATAAAAATTACGTAGCGATTGGATTTGTCAAATGTGGGAGGAGTTGTTGAATCAGTTTTTGCGCCTGATTCGTCATTTAATTCCAGTGCAATGACTCATATCAGTTCAAAGCAAATACGAAATACTGCTGCTGTGATCTGATGGTATTGTACATTCATTTTTCACCAGTGTAAACAGCAACAGCATCCCTGGGGGACTTGCGTCTGCTACATCTGCAGAGGATAGGAATTACTGTCTAAAATCTGGCTCTTTAGGTCAAATCAGAAAGGATTTTCGTCTCTGCAGAGTCTAGTTCATCTCCTTTTGTATCAGCCAGAAGACTACACACGCAGCCTTCAAAGTGATGAAGAATTAGATTCCCTACAATTTCCTGTCTGTTTTGATGTGACATACTTAcgaaataataataaaaaaaaaaaacagtcatcTAGATAAGTACAGAAAAGCTATTTTCCACTGACCTTTTTCTATCACATGGATTTAATTTACTTATCTGCTGTGATGATTTCAGTTCACCAGACTTCTCTACACAACTAAACTCTGACTTCGTATAAGTATAGAAGATCCCAGCATGAGTTTATTTATGGCTTAGATGGCTGTCCTTTCTACATGTAGAATGCTGAATAATCTATCCATACTCTTCTTTTGGTATTTGATTCAAAATGTCTGGTGCCCTAGAGCCAAAGATATGGACAccaaaagaataagaaagaaaacacagacttGGCCACATGAGGGTGATGCAGAATTTAGGAGAGATTGTGTTGTCACACCAAAAGTGTGAACACTTTTCAGAACATGTGAAAAGCTGGATAAATAAACTCAAGCTCTCTTTAATACATTCTTGTGTAATTGGATTTTCCTCTGCAGGTCACTCTCTCTTGCCACAAGCAGAATGATGTAAGAGATTAAAACTCAGAAATAACACGTGTAACGCATGCACCAGGCACAAACCCGCTTCTCTTCAGATTCCAGGattctttattttgcattgagcgtttttaatctgaaatacttGTGATCACCAGGGCTGTCCAATAACCAGGTGTGTTTTTCCTCAAGATAactaaatacaaaattaagtttttagTATCTGTCTTATTGAAAGAGTTGAGACCCAGGTACCATGGTGTCAGTGCAACGCGAGTCACCCTTCACTGCAAACAGCCCTGTTCTTGGTGGCTCCAGGATGGCTGGTTTTAATGAGTCGCTATCCTCTAGGGGTTCACTCTGCAATTAATGGACAAACAGATCCCTGAAATGAGAACAGCCGCCTTCTGCCATTGCCAGGGGATCGGTGGGTGGTCGGGGCACAACGGGGCTGTCACTCGTTGTCACAAATGCACCCTCACCCAGAGCAGCCGAGAGGGACAACGCCGTCGTGTGCCCTCTCCCCAAAGAGCTGTGTGGCCATCAGCGGGCTGCGGGCGGTGGGGTGTCCCTGGACATCTTACACACAGCGGGGCATTCCTGGTGCTATGCTGTGAAGCCCCTGGCAGGCTCTCCAGTGCACGTGtataaaaaacagaataaacattttCGAGAAAGAGAATAGTGCTCAGTGATGCATTTTGTATGTTCTCTCTCTGTATTGCACAGATAAAAGGCCATTCTGCCACAGGAACAGTCAAACATGCATGAGTGTGAGCAGAAACCACACCTGACAGTCTTAACCTCACGCTGGCAGGAAACAGATAGCGTTATTCTGTCCTGGAAGTGCATTTGCAGGTTAAAATGGTTGCTGCACATCAGCTGAGAGAGAGCTGGGGGATTGTGCATTGATAAAAGTCCTGTTTTGCAATCTGTCATCACATTTGGGAATTCTCTATCAGCATCAGTAAAGTCCAGGGTCATTTTTGCTATTAACATGACATTCTTGCATAATCTGACTTAATCTTCTGGAATGAAACAAATTAACTAtagattgtttttattttccatgtgttaAAAGCACAAATTGGTGATCTGTATGTAAATAAACTGCTACAAGGTGAATGTAAACGAGGAAAGAACAGGCTATTTTTGCATGGTAACCGATGACTTAAAGGCCTCGATGCCTTACAGAAAAGTTGggaaagcattttatttagAAGCAGTTCtctctgcatattttttgtatcttttgctttctttgggtttgtggggagagaaaaataaagagatcCGAATTaggtctttgtttcttcttgtaaTGAACATTCTTCAGTACTTTGCACGTTCGGTGTCTCTACACCATCCTCCTGCTAACAGACGAAGCTGATTGTGCTTCTCAGAGGAGAAATCTGGATGCCTGTAGTCTAGGAGGGAAAAAGTGTTAGATCCCTGGAATTgttccaaaataaaatgtttcctgaGGCATCCAGAGCCCCTTTAAGCCCTCCacttcatttcagctttttgtttgctATTTTAGCAAAGCGGAAGCAGCAAACAGTTGAGGCATTTTTCTAAGTATTGCCTATTCTATTTTCAACTGAAAGCGAAGGGGTTAAAACAGAACACATCcatttgtgttaaaaaaaaaaatcttaactgattaaaaaatatttggttttggtATCTTAGCATGTACATCAAGAAGTCATCGATGGAAACTTTTTGTAAAGAATTAAACTCTCACATTTCTCAAAACTGCTCCTAGGATTTTCTTCTGGACTGACATACAATGAAAGTTTTTTTATAGACTCTGTTGTTACTCCAGCACTCTGTCCTCACCGTCGGTATGAAGTCGTTCTGAAATGCGTGCCTATACTAAATGtcttgtaaaaaaatatatgcgCAAACTAAAGTAACGACCAAAGGAATCTTGGAACCTGAGATTGGTTTTAGCAATCTGCTATGGAAAAGTGGTTGTGAAGTTCTCTGAAGGTGCAGcagtctttctttctgtaatggtttcattttttatttaaatcaataaTAATATAACCAAATGTATGTGCTTGTTTAATATGAATTTACGACTGGGAATGCATAGTATTTTTTCAGACTATGTGTCTAAAACAATAAAGTTTAAACCGTTCAGTCTCTTGGCTGGTTTTTGCATGCATTTGCATCTCTCTATTCCCTTGGAAATCCAGAGATCCTGAAGGattctttcagttttccatgtTAATGAAGCAGTGAGattcctctgctctgcaaacTGAAGCTGACCAGGAGGTCTGATCAGTAAAAGGAACACAATTTCTATAGTGAGATGCATTATAAACCCCAATCTACCCGTGCATTCATTAGATTAAAGCAGTGAAAGGGCGCGGCAGCATCCAGACCCCCTGTAAatgccagcagcagggacacaggaGCCGGACCAGGCAGGATGGTTCCTGGGTAACGACACACTTGAATTTTGACTCATAAGCCAGTGGTGGacagcttctccagctgcctATAGTGGTGGCTTCCCTTCCCTCGGCTGTGCTACCCGCACCACCCAGCTgggtgtcacctgcaaacttgctgaggtgcTCTGGATCCCACTGTCTGTGTCAGCGATGAAGgtgttaaacagcactggtcccagtacggaccctgagggacaccactcgtcacccatctccatctggacattgagctgttgaccatgaccctctggatgtgaccatccaaaCAATTCCTCATCCGCCAAGCAGCTAACCcttcaaatccatctctctcccatTTAGAGAGAACGATCTTGGGGAGGAttgtatcaaaggctttacagagtCCAGAGAGACATCTGTAGTGTGGAACTCAGGCCAGATGTGTACTtggtgctgggtcctgcacttgggtcgcAACAACCCTGAGCAGCTCTGGGCTTGGGgcagagtggctggaaagctgccaggcagaaaaggacctgtgGGTGCTGGctgacagcggctgaacatgaggcagcagtggcccagggggccGAGAGCCACCAGCACCCCGGTAGGGATCAGCCGCGGTGTGGGCGGCAGGAGCAGAGATGGGATCGTCCCCCTGGATTCAGTGCTTGGGATCACACCTCGGATCCCGGGCTCAGCTTTGGCCCCTGAGCTCCAAGAAGGACCTCGAGGGGCTGAagtgtgtctggagaagagaacggaGCTGGGAGGGGtgtggagaacaggggttccaggagcggctgagggccctgcGGCTGTTTcgcctggaggaggctgaggggagacctcatcgcgctctgcagctcctgagaggagGGGGTGGgcgtgctgggctctgctccccggGGACAGGCGATGGCACcggagggaatggcctcaagctgcgccagggcaggtGTGGGTTGGATATCGGGAACAAGTTCTTTATTGCCAGGCGGGATGAAGCCCCGGCCGAGGCCGCGCAGGGCACACGCGGGGCCCCCGTCCCTGAGGGGACCAAAGATCACTTCACACGCGCCTCCCGCGCGGCGCCACGTGCCCCTCCGGCCCGGGCCGCGCACGCGCGGAGCAGCGCCGCTCCTCCTTAAGGGCGGGCGGGGGGCGCGCGCGGGGCGCGATGGCGCCGGGGCGCGGCCGGGGCGGGGCGAGGCCCCTCACCCCGCGGCACCGCGCGGGCCCGCGCCGCCGCCTGCGCTTCGGTTAGGGCCCTGCGGACCGCTCCTACCCCGGACCGCTCCTTTTTCCTCGTCacccctcttctccatccttctccttgtcgtcgtcctcctcctcctcgcctcttttccctcccttttcctcctccgcatcttttcccccttctttttcctccagcctcgccctcttttccctcttctttttcctctatcctcacctcttttccctcttctttttcctctatcctcacctcttttccctctttttcctctatcctcacctctttttcctcttcatttttcctctaaCCTCACcgcttttcctcttctttttcccccaacctcaccccttttccttctttttttttcttcctcctcctcatgccttttccctctttttttttccctcctgttttccctccttcttgctccttcttcctcctttccctccccctgctcctctgggcaggggctggagctggtggGAGCGGGCACTGGGTGGTGGGTGAGGTGGAGGGAATGGCTCAGACTGGGCCAGGACGGGGTCAGGCTGGTTCTTGGGAAGAATCCCTCTCGGAATGGgctgaggggcactgggagcggCTGCCAGGGCGGTGGGggagcccccatccctgtgggATTCACATCTGTGAGGATGCGGTGCTGAGGGACCGGGCTcggtgtggggctggggtctaatattaaaagtgaaattactGAActaagtactttttttccctaggcCCACAGGGCAAGTCCAGTGGGAAAACCCTACCCAAAATTGAAGAAGGTGTTGTTGCTAAAGTGGGCCCTTCATCCCCTGAAAGGTCTGTTAGAACTCTCAAATACACTCTCACTAACCGTAGCAAAATCATTTCTGTTGCTCTGCCTGCTGAGAGGTCTCTTGGAGCTCTGCAGCCTGAGTTCTCAGTAGGCTGATGTCTGTCAGACTTTGTTGGCGCTTCGTGCCCCATTTTGTAGCTTTTGTCACCTCCCTCTAGAGCAGGGCAGCTCTGTGTACTGAGCTCAGCTCTgttcttcagctgcagctgccaaGGGAAGGTTCCAGAAGCGgcagacttggaaaaaaaggaagagaaaatagaagaaagcaCCAAACCACAGCAGGTGAGAATGCTGCCTTGCTCTTTATCTACTAGTAATTATGGGGCATAAGTCAAAGAAATGTGACATGTGAAATTCTCTCTTTAATTCAGTAGAATTTCCTGTGATTTGTGTGCACACACGTTTTTCAGGCTGAACTTGGTCCTGTGTTGTGGTGAATTCTTCCCATGTCCTTGGCCAGAATAAAAGTTATTGGAGCTATTGGTAGCATGGGAAAACACCAGTACTAATTAACCTTAACGAGGGAAGGCTGGAGCAGTTCTGTTGTGTGGAAGATGGCTATTAGAGTGTGATTCCAGAGGAGCCCTCACTTCTAGGACAAACCCAGACCTTTGGCAAATCTGTGTTCTTCCTCGTGGTGGCACAGCTGAACAAAGTGTTCTGAGACAGCTGAGCTGAAGTGTTACTGTCCAGTTAATGCTGCAGGGGCAAGAACATAGCTCACAGGCGGTGTTTGGGCTGAAATCTGTTACTGCCAAGAGTTGTTGTTATGTTGGTGTAAAactagttttctttaaaactcatCTAGAGTCTACCCATTATTTACATTTCctcaaaatgtttcatttcccaGAATATACCAGGTATGCAATAGGGTTGTTTGGATTTGTAGAAGTAGCCTGGGGTCCTGACAGGGAGCAGCGGGaatcaaaaataaatcaaaaggcAGGGAAATTCATTGCTCCACTGTTGTCTCAGGCAGAACTTCAGCTGGGTAAGCACCTTCACTGGGAGTCTTCTCCAGCAAAGGCTGTAGGATCAAACGATTGGAAGTTCCTTATGAATATGAGAGCTATATGTCAGATTGCAGACTAGTTAGTGGTGCCTGAAAAATCCCTGCTCCGAATGACACTGTGAATTGCAAGGTTTAGCAGCAAAGTACTGGACAATAAGCATGTGAGCATCTGCTAATgtagaaatacatttaattgCGCTTCTTTATCTGCACCCAGCTTTCTCAGGATGTTTGTATCTGTCATTTAACTTTAGGAATCCCTAATAAACTTCTTTGAAATCCAAGACAGATTACAAGATACTGAAGCGACTTCAAGTGAGTACAATGGCAATGCTTTATGTTATTGATTGTTTTTTTGTGCCTAAactaaatggaaaattaataataacattttaattgtatttctttaaaagtactGGTGTGCTGTTCTTGTACTGGTTCTGGCTGTGTGATGTTAGAAAGTGAAGGGTTTGAGCCCACTGGCTGGACTTCTGCCTCTCACTCCAGCAGCTGGCTGGATTCTGGTGAATCAGTTGTAGACAGCACAGATGGGACAGGAGACCTACAGGAGAATCTTGAGCCCAGGCTGTTAAAAAACATGCGGTCTTAGTTTTATCATTGACAGAACTAGTTGTTGACATGAATTTTTCCCTTTACTCAAAGCTGCgtttttaaaagcttaatgCCTTAGAACTTCGtccttctgaaaacaaagttGTCTGAGCAGAACCATATCAGGAGGCTGAATTCTTCATGTGGTTCTAGTGAGCCTTGGGCAGGGAAAATCTCGTCTGCTGGCTTTTATAGCAGTGTAAACTAGGCTTTGTGATActcttggtttgtttgtttctttggctGTATGGTACAAGGTGCTGACCTGACAAATGAAATGGTGCTTTTTGTTTGGTAGCCACCATTTTTGTCTCTTCCTCTAGGTTCTGATGTGACTCTTCCCACGGGTGTTTCAACTTATGTTCTGCAGTGTTTAGATTCAATCATAGATCATAGCACGGATGTCACTGACAGCCTGAGCAGTTGCCCGTCCCCTGAAACATTCAGAGATGATGTTGAAGGTGATacttctggtttggtttttttttatttttgcttgatGTAGAAAATTGGGGGAGGGGGCATGATTTTCCACAGCAGAAAGGCCAGTGGACTCTCTTGGTGTGACTCACCAGGTCAGAGCTTTGCTATAAGCCCACCTGTGTTTAACAAGGGACCTGTATATCTGGTCCCTAGTCCAGTGTGGATCAGGTCCTGGTGGAATTTGCATCAGACTATAAAATAAACGTTGTCACTGATGTCCCGAGCTGTTTCTTGGGAATGACCCACAAATCTGCGTTGAGTCAAATTCCTCCTAGGCTCTTCTGCAGCCGTTTGAGCCAAGGCAATGCTTTCACTGTGCTTGTCTTGCTCGTGTGCTGGCTTTTAGTTTGATTACAAATGTAATAGCTTGATGAATATCAGTCTAACCAGCTCGCATTTGTCTCTCCCAAAGTAAGCGATGTTTGCGCTGAGAACTCTGGCAAGTACAAGAACTCTACTTTCTTAGACCCCAGCAAAGCAGTGAGCATAGATAGGATGCCGCAGGTCTTGAATGTTTCAGCAATACCAGGTAATTCTCTGCAATCCTTAAGAATAGACACATACACAAATTTCACCCTAGTGCACAGAACCTGTGTAAATAATGAAATGATCATTTCATTTAAGGCATGTCTGTGTAATGGGGAACAGCTTCCTATTAGTGGTCTGGGTTTGCttctaatattttgctttataatcTAGCCTGCACTAAAATGTTATCTAGGCTGCTCTGCTTTAGCTTCTGAAGTTtagcttttctgtgtttcagaaactgTGCTGGAGGATTTTCAAGTCCGATACCCTGGGAGGTAATCAGCCAAGAAGACTCTGATGTACCTAAATGCtcaggtttttctcttttggatgATGTTTGAAAGAAAGGCCTGTATGAATGAGGCTCTGATCTCTCAAACACTCCTGAGCTTCAGTTACTGGTGTCCTTGCTGACTTTGAAATGGATGAACCTAATCTCTCCCTGCATTATCCTTAGCATGGTCTATCCCGGTATGCTTTGGTGCCAAGTGCTTTGCTGCATGTCTTCTGTAGATTTTAAACTGCCAAATCTTCAGAATAAGCAGTGTGACTTGATAAGCTATCAAATAACTGTAAAGTGTTGAAGGAACTCAGtaacaatctttttttaaaataagctttacCCCTTTTCACTCAGTCTGTATTTTCCTATGATTTCCTtagatgctgctttttttgaatATTAACATTCATTCAGAACAGTTGTTCActattttcccctcctttcctaGAAAGAGAGCATCAAAATCCAGTTACAGCTCTTCACAATTAAGTGCTCCACCTACTCTGGCAGGTAAAATATGAGCTAGAACAGCTGTACCTGCTGTGAGATGACAGCGTTTTCTAGCCAAACTTAAATGATGGTCAAATATCAGAACCAGGCTTCTCCTTGTTCCttcaaggaaaaggagaggagtaAAACAGACCTTttggtggggagagggaggaagtgTGTTTACATGGATGGCTTTCGGATGGTCCCTCTTTGAAAGCCATCCTATAAGACATAGTTGGAGAGTAGCTGTGGCTGTTGTCTCAATTAATCTGTTGGAAATTTATCACAGGAATAAAAGTGCATAAAATTACAACTGCAAGAGAGAGAAGTCCAGACCTAAAAGCTGGTATGCGCTGTCCTTCACCATTAGGACCAAAGAGAAAGGTGAAAGATCCTTAATAAATCAGCCAGGGTGTAACATAGGTGGCTCAGCTCTTCCTTGTATGGGTGGCAGACCCTACTGGGAGGGGCAGCATTTCCTGTGAAAGGGGTGCCTGCAGACAGTGAAGGTGTAGCTCGCTTCTGCCTCTGGATAGCAGAAAAAGCCATGGGTATCCCCTAAGGTCACTGTTTTCCAGACTGATGGTGTTGGTTGGGCTGAATCAGTTGCGTAGGGCTCAAGCATGGCAGCGGGACTCTCTGTTGGTGCTTACCAGACTGTAGAAATTCACTTGATAACAAAAGTGTAACTGTTTCCCCATATAGCCTGACAATCAAACTGCTAAGCCTGAGGGATCGAAGCgtaagaaaaaagtaaagcatTTAGAAGAAGGTCAATCATCGTTCAGTCCGGTTCCTGGTGCCCCAGGAAGCTCCTTGGTTGAATCAGCGGGAATGGCAGCAGAAATGCCGTCATTCAGACAGAGAGGTGCTCTGGAAGTGAGTGTTCCTGTTGTGCCTCACTGATCGTGAAGTGAGAGTTTTGAATTGTGACAAGAGTTACAAGTGAATATGAGAAGTAGTAGAAAGTGCTTTGTCCCCTAGTTGTGAAGAGGACTCAAAATGTGTGTTCTGCGTGGCagtaaactgattttttgtcttaattttggAGAGtgaaagacc encodes the following:
- the LOC128853624 gene encoding uncharacterized protein LOC128853624, which translates into the protein MAPGRGRGGARPLTPRHRAGPRRRLRFGPQGKSSGKTLPKIEEGVVAKVGPSSPESCQGKVPEAADLEKKEEKIEESTKPQQESLINFFEIQDRLQDTEATSSSDVTLPTGVSTYVLQCLDSIIDHSTDVTDSLSSCPSPETFRDDVEVSDVCAENSGKYKNSTFLDPSKAVSIDRMPQVLNVSAIPETVLEDFQVRYPGRKRASKSSYSSSQLSAPPTLAGIKVHKITTARERSPDLKAGMRCPSPLGPKRKPDNQTAKPEGSKRKKKVKHLEEGQSSFSPVPGAPGSSLVESAGMAAEMPSFRQRGALEQVSPTKPVEEENKALKAPGSTRLSKLEPLCSRFPICSIVRTSPKWKSSVIQIPVRSKAPCLPKGLPEGNGIQNSFTVRTGTGCLSV